TTCCTGCAGAAGTACTATCATCGTGGTGCCTTCTACCTGGATGAGGAGAACGATGTCCTTAAGCGCGACTTCGCCCAGGCCACGCTGGAGGATCACTTCGACAAGACCATCCTGCCCAAGGTGATGCAGGTGAAGAACTTCGGCCGCTGTGGCCGCACCAAGTACACGCATTTGGTGGACCAGGACACCACGAAGTTTGACTCGCCCTGGTACGCCGAGTCATCCAGCAACATCAAGTTCCACAACGAACGCGCTGGCGGCATGAGGCAGCAGTTTGACAAGCCCACTGGCTCGAAGCGAAAAAAGATGGAGTAGTTTTAGACGTATGATGTATTTGACAGGCAGTAGGAAAGTAACAACTAAATATTGTATGGCCACAATTGTGATGGCTccaaaaaaacattaaacaattatatataatacaaaagGCTTATGCTTAAATTGTGTACGAAATTTTGTCTGGGACTCCGCTGTGTGATGTACTTTCTTGTAGTTAACTAGGAATCAGGAGCTACATAGAATAATTGCTGACAAATGATAACAATATAGGGAAAAAACCACAGGacacttaaaaaattaaatatccaAAAGCAATAACGTTTAAAGTTTGAGTTTGAACTCCTGTAGCTTTTCAATGTTGTGCTGAACCAGCGCCTGCATAACAGCCTCGGCTTTGATAAAGTGCACCTTCTCATAGTTGTTCAGTCGTCGCTTTGATTTCGTATCCTTGCTCGTGGTGACCACGTACAGTTCCACACTAAAAGCCAGCGAAGGCGGTTGGTTATGCACCTTTCCGCCGGCGCTTTGAATGATGACTGTGGGAGAATACCGATTACCTAATAGTTGGGATACGTTTTTAGGAAGACTTGCCTTTCATTTCGGTCGCCTTTGGCACGATGTCTTCACCGAGCATAAAGTGCAAGCCATACAACAAACGAGGGTGTTCCAATACGCACGAGGGTTTGAACTTGAAGATCTCCTCAAACGTCGCGTCGCTAAACAGGTGATCTGCCTTTATGTCGATGCTTCTGGTCTTCTTTACAGAGTGCAGCCAATTGGTGGAGAGAACTGGTTTGTTGGAAGCAATGACTGTCAGGAACTTGTAGGTGCGCTCGCCCTTGTCCATCATAAGCAGGTCGCACTGTAAGGGATCTTCGGTGATCTCCACCACGTCTAGAAGGCAGAGAAGTCAAATTAGAATCCAATTTGCTGTGAGGCAAGCGTTTTCTTACGCTTAAGTGACTTTAGGACAGATTCCAAAGCTGGACGATTGCACATGGTGAACGCTATCTTAATTTTGCCTGTGGTCTTGGCCTTCCTCACATATAAGTTGAATGCTAGAATTGAAGAAGGAGGTAAAGTGATGTACACTCCATCATACAGCGGAATATTTACCTCTTAGGGGATCGGAATCCGGCTGACTGAATCGCGTCGAGACTGTAATGAAAGATAGTAGcgccaattaaatattaaaatggcTTATcaaaaataagtaataaacTTACTGGCGCCTGATCTGTTCTTTAGGACTTCCTCGTCAGCTAAAATTTTAGGCTTCTTGGTGGTGACTGAGCTGGACGTGGGCTCTTCGCGGGACGCTAACCGCTTAGATCCTCTGCTACTTCCGAAGCTGGTTGATGACTGATCGGGATTAGGAGCTGTAGAACTCGACGTGGCAGCCCGAGCTGTCCTGGGAGCGCGTGTAGTTGCTGATACATTTGGACCcttggcagcagcagtgcTAGAAGATGGCTCTTCAATTGAGGGCGTTGCAGAGCGGGAATTGGCAGCCCGAGTTATCCTGGCATTATTTGCAGAGCTTAAAGAAGACACTGGGTTTTCTATGCTTGCTCTGGATATGCGGACAACGGCACGTTTAATTAATGCGTCCGCTGGTTTAACTTCTGTCAGAGTGTCGGAATCTTCGACGATTGTCTTGCGCCTAGTTCTAGTCATGGACTTTTCCACAGGTGCGTCAGTTTGATTAGTCTCGGTTTCCTTGCGTTTCCTTCCTCTTTTCGATTTGACGATCTCTTCTGTGCTCTCAGCCTCTACTACGCTAGCTTTGCGCCTGGTTCTGGCCGCTGGCTTGGGCATATCCTTGGCTTTGTCCACCTGAACCTGTACTTCTTTTTCTGCTTTAGGTGTCGCAGCATCTTCGTCGGCAGTTTGGCGTCTGGTTCTAGGTTTTGGCTTGGCAATATCTTTTGATGTTTCCTCTTTACTTGACTTGACATTTTTGACCTTTTTCTCACTTTCAGTCTGGGCAGAACTTTCTTCCATATGCACCTCGGCATCATCAGCGCTATTTTGTCGTGTGACTCTCTTCACACCTTTGGGAATATTCTTAGATGTGTCTGCCTTACTCGACGCAGCCTTCTTGGCCTTTCTTCCCTTTCCTAGATCAGGCGCTAGAGCATCATCATCGCTGGTTTGGCGCCTGGTTCTTGTCGTAGGCTTGGGAATATCCTTGGATGTGTCTGCCTTATTGGTCTCCGCCTTCTTGGCCTTTCTACCACGTTTACTTTTGGTAGGTGGTTCTTCATTAGATTTATCCACTACCTCAGCGTTGGCTTCATTCTTTTCTGAAGAGCTTCCTGGTGTACCAGAACGGTTTTGAACGGATTGCCATTGATTGACAACTTTTTTAAAAGGATCGTTCGCTTTATCTTTCTGTGTTTCCTCTTCCGGGATAGAATCGATGTCTTGTTCCCGGATAACAGACTTGTTGAGAGCTACAAATTGGAATATAAATAGAGTTTCCTTAACTTAACTTACGTTAACTTACGTTCTGATTTTTTATCCCCTGGATTGTCCCGCCGTTTTATCAAATTACTTTCCGGTCTCTCAGAACCCTCTGATATTCGTCTGTTTTTACGACTTGCTGTGAATTAAATGGAGTTCAGATCATTCAAGGAAAGCTTCATTTGCGAGGGACTTACGGGTTGCTGGAGGAGATTCTGATTTGGCCACTCGTTTGCGACTGCGACCGCCAGATTTTTCAGTGCGCCAACGACTTTTGTTACTCGAGTTACTAAAAACTCCTTCAATCTGACAAATCTGCAAGGAAATATTCCATATTGCAAACAGAGCTTTGAGTTTATGATTAAGTTACCTTTTGATAGTGATTCTTATCCTTGATCACACACGGctcaaaaaatttaattggctCCTCATTGGGATTTACAGGCGACGTTACCACAGTCCCTGAAATCATTTCATTGAGCACAGCATCTATCTCTTCGCAAGGCTCTTCAAAGAATTTCGAATCTGGAAAGGGTTTTAGTTCCCACATCCATAACACGGAACTTCTTTGATATGCTTACCTGTTGCGACTTTGGCACTGTCGTCGAGTGGAATATTCTCCTTGTCTCGTAAACTCACGGAATGCTGATTGACCACGTGAAAAGGTTGCGTGGCTATGAAGTCTTGGCACCGAGAGCTATTGATCTTGGCAGGAAATACTTGAGTGGCAATTAAATCTTGGTCGGAAGTCTCATTATCTTTTGGTGGACCAAAAGAATTGTTTGCTAGTGGGCGTCCTAAGTTGAATGCCTGAGTTTCTATGAAATCTTGGTTGGAAGAATCATTAGCAGTCGAGGGTTTAGGTGAATCAGTGATTTGTGGCCGGCCCAAGTTAAACGCCTGTGTCGCTATGAAATCTTGATTAGTTTCCTTATCTTTTTGTGCCTGCGGCTGTCCCAAATTAAAGGCCTGAGTCGCCACCAAGTCTTGGTTACTTTGCTCATCGTCTTCCTCGTCACATTCCAACAATTTATGTCGTGGAAATCGTTGAGTGGCTACCATATCTTGATTCTTCTCCTGACTAGATGAGCTATCTGTGTCaggagtggcagtgggagtCTCAATTGTCGCCACAACCAGCTGTTTAACTCCGCCAAACTGCGGTGTGGCGGTATTCGTTTTGTCCGCAGGACGAACGAACGGATCTGGACTGCTGGAACCATCGCGCCCCTCTCTCCCCAGGATTAGGTCAAAAAGATCGGGTGTGCAAATGTTTCTATCTACGGACGGAGCAGTCAAATCAGGTGTAATGCAGGCATCGCCACGCGGCAGCATTTCATCCGCTTTGGTGCTACTCAGGGCACAGCATTTGGAATCGCTAGCTGACCAGTTTAAGGCACTTATTTCCAGGTCGGTGGTGTCCAGTTGATCTAATTAGAAAGCACACATTATTGAAAGTCATCATTTTCAATGGATGCCCATACCACGCTTATCTTCCTTCTTATCAATAGTTTCCATTGGCTTTGGTGGCGGCGGGAGAGGCAGCAAAACATCGCAGAGGACCTGTGAGGCATCGAAGTCATCAATGGCATCCTCATTATAATCCTGGGTGCACATGCGTATCATGCTGCCCTCGGATGATTCCCCATCGCTGTCCATCGTCGGATCCCGGTTATTAACCACAGGAATAACCGATGGTTTAACCACGGGTGGTTCAGGTGGAAGACACGCAAGCATATCCTGCGTTTCGGGTATCATGAAGTCATCGGCCAGCGACACTCTTCCACCGGTCGAAGGTCTTTCGAAGGCCACCGCCTGCGTCTCCGGTATGAAGAAGCTATCTGCCGTTGTGTTGACCGATGTGTTGGCGGATGGTGGCTGTGTTTTAGGAATATCCATGCTGTCCAACGTCGTGTTGCTTGATCTGTCCTTCAGGCATTCCCCGAATCCGCTGCTGTCGTGAACCTGATGGGAAGGCAAGCATTTGGTTATGGATCCTGTAAGAATGACATGTAGTATTTATACCTCATCGTGATCCTCTCCAATCTCCAGCCTGGCTTCCACATTGCCAAAGCGGAGTTTCACCTTGCCGGCTAAGGTGTCCTGCCTGCCAATGTCCACCACGGTCTTCTCCTGGTCGTTCACGAAGATACTGCCTACCAGGGCGGCCAGGCGCACCACACCTCGGCGCAGGATGCAGGCGGTGGCGTGGGCCAACTCCATTGACTGTCCATTCAGAATAAAGCTTATCAATGCTGGAATGTGCACATTGGTAAAGGCAAATTTACCTCATCGGCGATGCTGATTTCCAGGCCCTTCTTCCTTCCAATACGGTATATGATATCCGGTTCCAGGAGAATGGCCGGCAGACCGCCAAAAAACAGGCTTACATCTGCCATCCTGGCGGGACTTCCTTGAACACTGAAGgacgaacaaaaaaacaatacaataaTTGGAAACAACAAACGCAACGGACGGTCACACTTGCAACGGGCGCCAAACACAGTCGATAGGCTGCAATATGGTAGCATTGATTAAAACGGAGCTGCCAACCCGCGACGAAAGGTTACacaatttattgtttacaaattacTGAAGGCCCTGTGCTGATTTTAATACTGAGTCTTTCTGCTATAATTTGTAATAGgtaataagtaaatatattaacaaactGATTTTGGATATATTGTTCAACGATATCCCGATAGATCATTGTTTACGATAATGCTGCATTATCACAAGCATATGGCAACCCTGTTCATCGCCATGGCAATCGGTGGCTTGTTCAACTCTTGTTTTGAacaacaataattataatataagcATAATCCTAATATAAAGTTAACCATGAGGCATGAGTGATACCGATACGGACGACACCgatctgctgctcctgatACCACCGAACTTCTGTGCGGAGGACAAAATGAGCGCATGCGCGGCGGCAGATGCACTGGCAATGCCACCGCCCCCACCCCCGGCGTCCACAAGTGCGGCGTACCAGTTTCTGCATCCCAGCAAGAAATCGGAGCTGAATAGCATTAATGCCCGGCTCCAGAACATCGCACTGGATGCGGAGGAGCCTCCCTCGGACATTTCTACCATATCCACGAATACTGTGAGGAACGCTGGACGGCCAGACAGAGAGCTCCATGGCATGGTGCACTCCACGCCGAAGAGTGGGTCCGTTGAGCCACTGCGCCATCGACCTGTAGACGATAACTTCCTTATCGAAATTGACCACTACCTAGACGACAATAACGCGCACCGCTGGCAGAGGCACGATcaccacctgcaccaccacaGCGATGATCATCTTAGGAACGAGCGGGTGAGGCAGGAGGGTCATCCGGGAACCACCTCTCTGCCCAGCATGAGACTGGCATCGTCCTCCTCCGGCGCTGTTTCTGTGGAAGCAGCCAGGGTCGATCGCAACAGCTTGAACGAGAACAAGATCATTAGCCTAAGTGAGCTCTGGGGCAAGAGCAGCTTGACCAAAACTGTACTTGACAACCACTCTCCCAACCGGCTATTGTGCAGCTCTTCCCTGAAAGAGGAACAACTCAGAAGGCAGCATCTTGAGAAAACTGTCCACACACTGCAGTCTCAACTTCTAGAGTACCAGCAGCGAATCTCGGTGGCCATCGAGGTGGATCGTTCCAAGGACGTTGCTCTCACCGATGCAGAGCAAACAGTTCAAAATCTCAACTACGAGGTTCAGCACCTGCGGGACGCTGTCCACCGGCTGGAAGCGGACAGGGGCGAGTCTCAGAGCAAGTTTGATGCACTGCAGAACGAGTTGGCGCAGGCAGTCAACTTGGCCACCAAGTTCCAGGAAAAGAATGACAAACTCGAAAGAGAGTTGGACCATTGCAGGCACGATGCCAAGCAATGGGACGAAAGAATGGAGCAACTGGAAATGCAACtaaacagcagcaaaagagCGGAGGAGCTGTCTCATGCCGAGCTTAATAAGCTAAGAGATAAGTTTGCCAAGGTGGACTACCAGCAAGAAAAGGTAATTTCAAAGTAAGGTTACAAATACGGACCATTTTAACTGTATttcttatatacatattagcTTAAAGCGCGAATTGAGGAACTGGAAAAGGACAAGAACACGCTCACTAACCAAAAGGAAATGCTGCAGGAGTATCATCAGAAGCAGAAAGCAAGAGCAGATTCCTTGGAGAGCCAGCGAAAATCCCTACAAGAAACTCTGGCCAACCTAACAGAGACTGAGGTTATTTCTAAAACACCcaacaataaatacaataataaattattgccGTTTGCAGACCAATCTTAAGAAAAAGCTTGAGATACAGCAGAAATCCCTCAAACAATACTACCAacagcaaatggaaaatgtcgTGGCCAAGAAGATGCAGGAATTCCAGGACCAGCTGGACAAGAATGAGGAGCATTTAAAGAACGAAGCTCGTGAGCGTGAACGACTGATAGCCGAGCGGGCCGTAAAGCAGCTTGAAATGATCAACGAGAAGAACAACCAGGAACTGAATCTCATTCAGGAAAAGCACAACGAGGAGGTGGAGCTGTACCGCCTCCAACTGGCGAATGCCTCGAAAAAGATCGACGAAATGGATCTCAAGATCAGCTGTTACAAAACTAAGCGGTAAGATATGAAAGTTTTATATGTTTtcttgaaaaacaaaaggtgTTTCCCATTCCAGTGCTGATATTGCGGAGAAGCTGCACGGGGTAATGGAGGCCCAATGGCAGCAGGCCCTTGCCATACTCACCACTCCTAGTCAGAACTCCATCATGCAAGCCAGTGACACTGAAGGGGAATCCCCGGAGCTGAATAATGCACGCATGTATCCAGAAACGCCCAAAACGAGCAAATCGCagcgcagcaacagcactgAGAAGAATAACCTGGATGTGGTTGGCAAACGAGATCCACCCTCGCCGATGGACAAGCTGCAGGCCTACATTGAACTGCTGCTCAGCAAGTCGCCCAGTGATTTCGACAGGCTCGACGAGATCTTGGCCATGACGGCCAAACAAGGAAGCAAGCAAACTAAACCAAAGAGCGGAGGTGGCAACAGTAAGCCTCCTCCCTGGAAGTGCTGACAACGAGAGAAGCTGACGATAAGTAATGTTGTATCTAGAGATACCTGTAGTTTAATAAGCTTGAATCCCTCCTTAAACGGATGCTACAATAGACATTGTAGTTGTATATTTTTCTATGGAATtctaaaagtaaaaaatagtttagtttttgCAAAATATGATGGTTTATTTGATAATATCAACAATTGAAGGCAGCGTGGCATTTTTATGCAGCACGGGAAAAACAAAGacgaaaatgtaaaaataatataaagtTTTGGTACAAAAGGTGTATTTTACAGCTCTATGAGACCTAAGCCTAGGAATCTTGTGATATATTCATGTTGTGGCAGTCGCCAGCGaatgttgtatttttatatcttttagATGGATTTATTCTTTGATTCAGCTGCTTTTTAGATTGTTTATGTGTCTGTCATTGATATGCTTTGAGTTGAGTTATTGAGTATGTTGTGTGTTCGAACCGATCGCATTCCCATTAACCTTATTTGTAGACGATTTGGGGGAACTTTGGGGCATTCCCATAGAGACCCTCTGACTCCCAAACTTGAAtgtgggactcgcgcgttaGCACCACCAAATGCTGATGGGTTGAGTAGCAAATGCTGAAATGAAGTCAGGAATTAGATAGGATTTTAGTCGATTATGAAGCAACCTCTCTCCTACCTACGAATGGGCGATGTGCCCGTGGTCAGTTCACTGACGAAGCTCAGGTTCCAGCTGGACCAGAAGCGCACGAAACCTCCTTCCACGGCAGTGGCTATCACGTTGACACCCACTCCTTCCTTGATGTAGGAGTAGCACACGGCCAGGATGCGATCCTCGTGCACTAGGTGCTGCACATACCGCGCGTTCACTGAGTGCAGCCTCAGAATGGACTTGCCATTGggattcacattcacattgaCGAAGTCGTCCAGGTTCTCCTCCGTTACCTCAAAACATTCGTCGGCCACGTTGAGCGAATTGGGTCTGGTCGCAGCCGCTGTGGGCTTTGCATCCgtgctggtggtggaggaTTGGGGCAAAGTGTGTACCGTGACAATGTCTCCCAGCGTAGGACTAATGGCCACGTGCGTTATTGGAGACTGATGAATCTCTGCCGGACGGGCAATCGTGCGCACATAGCTCCAGCTgagggaaaaacaaatgaatacTTTTCTTAAGAGAATATTTATGTGTGTACTTACTCATTGAGATCCCATATGACGGCAATGCCATCGCGACCCGCAGTCACCGCGATCTTAAACTCCACGGAGAGGGTAATACAGGTAATCTCGTCGGTGTGCCGCACCAGCAACGTGGGTCCCAGCCAGTTGAAATCGGCGCCGTCCCGCTGGAAGGCATCTCCGCCGGAGGAAGTGATGGACGAGTTTACTGAGGAGGCAGAACTGGTTGGATGCAGGTTGCCTGCCTCATCTGACCTCTCCGATCCACCTCCACCGATTCCCTTGCTAGTCATCTTCCGGACGGCTGAGTTGTAGGACAAGCTGAAACCGCGGGCATAGCTCTGCCTGCTCTTCGCCGAGGCTCGTTGCTGGGAATCCAGTCCTCCCGTGCACTTGTAAACACTTATCCTTcctgatttatggccaaaccAAAGTTGATTCGAGTTCACATCGCATCCACAGGCGGTGATGTCGTCAAAGGTTCCATTGTGTAGGAGGTTCTTTGGCTTGGCCTGTGGCTTGTTGAGTGGCTGGATCCTCACAATGCGATCATCGTAGCCCCAGGAGATCACGTTGTACGTATCCGGCTCAGCTCCCTGCATCACACTTGCTCTGCCAGGAAGAGCATACACCACGTTGGTGTTGCAGAAGCTTACCAGATGCTCGGTGCCGGGTATCTTGTGGATGTTTGCCCATGAAGGGGCTTTAAGCTGAGGCGATCCAACATAGACGCCCCAGCGCAGACCTCGTACGGTAGACACTATGGGTTTGTCCACCAGTGAGTAGTCCAGCGGCTTGGACGCCGGATGAGCAGACTTGAAAAGCTGCCTGGGCATCTGACCATATGTCTTTACCATTGTCTTGACTGCTTCTCTTTCGATGGGATCGCTGATCTCGGAGTCCAGAAACACGGCGTAAGTCTGAGGATGAATTCAGAACAGGATTAGCATCTATATGCATTGCAGAGGATATTAGCACTTACTGCTGGGTGAAACACATTGATGGCCTCCACGGCACTCTCTCCGCTCTGTTTGTAGCCGAAGATCAGGTCTATCCAGTTATGAATCTGATTGCGTACCAGTTCCGATTCCAATGCCTGACGGTGGATTAGGACAAATAGCCGGGAGTCCCGCTGACTCCACGGTGGTAGTGAGACATCCTCCACCCGCTCCCCATTTTGCCGACAGCCGAACTTGAAGCGTTCGAAGTTTTCAAACATTTCCGGCAGGCAGAAGAATTCCGGGATAAGTTCCTTCACATCGGTCGGACTATCCCGGCTAGCTAGCGACCATGTGGTGTTCAGGGCATGGAAAGTGCGATCGGGTAAATCGAAGTCGTTGTCCTGGTAACGCAGGAAGTAGCTGGTAAACGGAGGAACCCTCACCAGGAAGTGGAGCACAGTGCCGGAATTCGAGTAATGGGAGCTGTAGTGATAGGGCTTAAGGATCAGCGAGCCCATGGTGGTGTTGGTACTGTCAATGTACTGAAAGGAGAGGTGCCAGATAGGTTAGGTTCCAAAGGATTGCTGGATAAGATCGTTACATACTGTGTAGTTGCTGATGTAGTGCTTCTCGTTCTCCTCCAGCTGAACGGCAATGGGTCGTCCAAGCCGCCTGAAGTTGTGTGCTTCCCGCAGATCCAAAACCTCCGAGTTGTAGTTGGCCAGCACCCAGGGAAACACTGGGTACTGCATGAGATCGTTGTAAGTACGGCCGGAGATCTGGTTGAGGGTCATCAGGTACTCCCAGTTGGTCAGAAGACCTTCGCGCCACTGCTGGGTGATGGCCAGTACCTTGGACTGGTCGGGCGTGGCTACGATTTTATCACAGAATACCTCGCGCATGATCTTCCAGTCGTCGGCGTTTTGCAGCGAGAAAAACAGCGACTTGTTGGTGTCCAGTAGAATCTCGAAAGCCGTCTCCTGGTGCTGGTAGCGCTTCAGCCAGATCTCGGTTATGTTGGCGATATCACAGTTCACGTTGAAGTACCGACACCGGTAGGTGGCCAGGAAGTAGAGCTTCAGATCGGTGATGATGATCTCGCCCTCGATCTCCCCGTCCACGGGCAGGAATTTGGCCGCAAAGTTGTACAGGATTTGGGAGTTCAGCGATATGTTCAATTGTTGGTCATAGCTGGCTATCAGGTAATCCAGAGGACGCACATATGGCTCTAGATCCTCGCGATGTCCTTGCCCCGGTCTGTACTCGTTCATAAAGAAGCGTCGATCGATGTCCAGGTGGCAGCGACGTAGACGAGTGTGAACTCGAGAGGGTCCCTCGGTGTCGTCCAGTTCCCAAGAGCTGGGGATTGGGTTTCTAGTGAGGTACAGTCTGTGGAGGTTCTTTAAGCATACTCACCATTCAGCTCGTTCAGCAGAGTGCCAAGGAGCACCTTCGTGCGTCATACGACGTATGATTTCCAGCCATTTGGTGTAGGTATAGGTATCATCGTAGACCTTCATGTGACACATCAGAGCCTTGCGCTCAGCGTTCTGGAGAAGATCAAAGGATATTATAAAAGGTAAGTAATTAGAATATCACGACCTCTCACCTGTAGTTCTGCTACCTTTCTAGTGGTCACCATGGAGGACTCCACGCATTGCTGGACCAGTGGTTCAAACCTGTACACGGTCTTCTCCAGCAGTGTCTTCTGTTTGGCCGCCATATTATTACGATTCTGATCTAGCCGATCTAGCTCGTGGACCAGATTCCATGAGGAGTCATTCTCCTTGATGCCCAAGGCATCGCAAAGACGCTGCAGGTTTTCAATGGGCTCCGGCATGTCCTCCAGCAAGGAGAGCCAGAGTAGCGCCTTGATCATCTTAGCATCACAGATAATAGCCCGCTGGAACTCATCCTGTTGGGAACGCCATAGGGCATCTACAATGTAGGAGCGCAGATCCCATGGACGCGAAGGTTGAAGCCCCCATGCGATGAAGTTGTTGCATCGCTGATTGCTCGAGATCCCATAGGAAACGAGCAGCTGGAAGAGGGCCAGCTCCTGGGAACTGGCCACATAGTTGGGTCCGGTGGTCTGGCCCACACCAACGGTGAAGAACTGAGTGCAGCGATCGATGAGCAGCTCCACACGGGTCCGCAGTTCCGAGTGACTCAGGGAGGAATCGTTGGTCACTGCAACCCGGAAACTGTTGGGCTCAAAGAACTTGGTGAGCCACTCCAGCTGAAGTTGAGCCTGGGCAGTTCGGAAGCTTCGCATAATCAACTGCGGTTGCTTGTCCTGGTAGAAGGATAATAGGTTGAGGATGTCCCAAACGAGCTAAGGAAGGATGAAAAAGGATGATCACAAAATTCTATTTGGCTCATTCTGTATAGACCCACATTTATCTGACCAACAGAACGCATTGCCCGCTCGCCAATATTGGCCAGTAGTTCCAAAACGGACTCATCGGCATTGGATTGACCCACGCGTGAGGAGTAGATCTTGTAGAGGGCCTTCACCGAGCACTGCAGTAGTCCTGCGTCAATCAGACACGTCTGATCATCAGGATTCTAGGAGGAGAAGATGTCCAGTAACACTCACAAGAATTATGAAGGATTGGATTGCTTACCTGC
This genomic interval from Drosophila teissieri strain GT53w chromosome 3L, Prin_Dtei_1.1, whole genome shotgun sequence contains the following:
- the LOC122616695 gene encoding mediator of DNA damage checkpoint protein 1 isoform X3 — protein: MLPYCSLSTVFGARCNVQGSPARMADVSLFFGGLPAILLEPDIIYRIGRKKGLEISIADESMELAHATACILRRGVVRLAALVGSIFVNDQEKTVVDIGRQDTLAGKVKLRFGNVEARLEIGEDHDEVHDSSGFGECLKDRSSNTTLDSMDIPKTQPPSANTSVNTTADSFFIPETQAVAFERPSTGGRVSLADDFMIPETQDMLACLPPEPPVVKPSVIPVVNNRDPTMDSDGESSEGSMIRMCTQDYNEDAIDDFDASQVLCDVLLPLPPPPKPMETIDKKEDKRDQLDTTDLEISALNWSASDSKCCALSSTKADEMLPRGDACITPDLTAPSVDRNICTPDLFDLILGREGRDGSSSPDPFVRPADKTNTATPQFGGVKQLVVATIETPTATPDTDSSSSQEKNQDMVATQRFPRHKLLECDEEDDEQSNQDLVATQAFNLGQPQAQKDKETNQDFIATQAFNLGRPQITDSPKPSTANDSSNQDFIETQAFNLGRPLANNSFGPPKDNETSDQDLIATQVFPAKINSSRCQDFIATQPFHVVNQHSVSLRDKENIPLDDSAKVATGTVVTSPVNPNEEPIKFFEPCVIKDKNHYQKICQIEGVFSNSSNKSRWRTEKSGGRSRKRVAKSESPPATPSRKNRRISEGSERPESNLIKRRDNPGDKKSEPLNKSVIREQDIDSIPEEETQKDKANDPFKKVVNQWQSVQNRSGTPGSSSEKNEANAEVVDKSNEEPPTKSKRGRKAKKAETNKADTSKDIPKPTTRTRRQTSDDDALAPDLGKGRKAKKAASSKADTSKNIPKGVKRVTRQNSADDAEVHMEESSAQTESEKKVKNVKSSKEETSKDIAKPKPRTRRQTADEDAATPKAEKEVQVQVDKAKDMPKPAARTRRKASVVEAESTEEIVKSKRGRKRKETETNQTDAPVEKSMTRTRRKTIVEDSDTLTEVKPADALIKRAVVRISRASIENPVSSLSSANNARITRAANSRSATPSIEEPSSSTAAAKGPNVSATTRAPRTARAATSSSTAPNPDQSSTSFGSSRGSKRLASREEPTSSSVTTKKPKILADEEVLKNRSGAISTRFSQPDSDPLRAFNLYVRKAKTTGKIKIAFTMCNRPALESVLKSLKHVVEITEDPLQCDLLMMDKGERTYKFLTVIASNKPVLSTNWLHSVKKTRSIDIKADHLFSDATFEEIFKFKPSCVLEHPRLLYGLHFMLGEDIVPKATEMKVIIQSAGGKVHNQPPSLAFSVELYVVTTSKDTKSKRRLNNYEKVHFIKAEAVMQALVQHNIEKLQEFKLKL
- the LOC122616695 gene encoding uncharacterized protein LOC122616695 isoform X2, which codes for MLPYCSLSTVFGARCNVQGSPARMADVSLFFGGLPAILLEPDIIYRIGRKKGLEISIADESMELAHATACILRRGVVRLAALVGSIFVNDQEKTVVDIGRQDTLAGKVKLRFGNVEARLEIGEDHDEVHDSSGFGECLKDRSSNTTLDSMDIPKTQPPSANTSVNTTADSFFIPETQAVAFERPSTGGRVSLADDFMIPETQDMLACLPPEPPVVKPSVIPVVNNRDPTMDSDGESSEGSMIRMCTQDYNEDAIDDFDASQVLCDVLLPLPPPPKPMETIDKKEDKHQLDTTDLEISALNWSASDSKCCALSSTKADEMLPRGDACITPDLTAPSVDRNICTPDLFDLILGREGRDGSSSPDPFVRPADKTNTATPQFGGVKQLVVATIETPTATPDTDSSSSQEKNQDMVATQRFPRHKLLECDEEDDEQSNQDLVATQAFNLGQPQAQKDKETNQDFIATQAFNLGRPQITDSPKPSTANDSSNQDFIETQAFNLGRPLANNSFGPPKDNETSDQDLIATQVFPAKINSSRCQDFIATQPFHVVNQHSVSLRDKENIPLDDSAKVATDSKFFEEPCEEIDAVLNEMISGTVVTSPVNPNEEPIKFFEPCVIKDKNHYQKICQIEGVFSNSSNKSRWRTEKSGGRSRKRVAKSESPPATPSRKNRRISEGSERPESNLIKRRDNPGDKKSEPLNKSVIREQDIDSIPEEETQKDKANDPFKKVVNQWQSVQNRSGTPGSSSEKNEANAEVVDKSNEEPPTKSKRGRKAKKAETNKADTSKDIPKPTTRTRRQTSDDDALAPDLGKGRKAKKAASSKADTSKNIPKGVKRVTRQNSADDAEVHMEESSAQTESEKKVKNVKSSKEETSKDIAKPKPRTRRQTADEDAATPKAEKEVQVQVDKAKDMPKPAARTRRKASVVEAESTEEIVKSKRGRKRKETETNQTDAPVEKSMTRTRRKTIVEDSDTLTEVKPADALIKRAVVRISRASIENPVSSLSSANNARITRAANSRSATPSIEEPSSSTAAAKGPNVSATTRAPRTARAATSSSTAPNPDQSSTSFGSSRGSKRLASREEPTSSSVTTKKPKILADEEVLKNRSGAISTRFSQPDSDPLRAFNLYVRKAKTTGKIKIAFTMCNRPALESVLKSLKHVVEITEDPLQCDLLMMDKGERTYKFLTVIASNKPVLSTNWLHSVKKTRSIDIKADHLFSDATFEEIFKFKPSCVLEHPRLLYGLHFMLGEDIVPKATEMKVIIQSAGGKVHNQPPSLAFSVELYVVTTSKDTKSKRRLNNYEKVHFIKAEAVMQALVQHNIEKLQEFKLKL